In a genomic window of Cytobacillus sp. FSL H8-0458:
- a CDS encoding HD domain-containing protein, whose translation MKENIIHITEKFVRDTLGDDSTGHDWHHIERVRKNALYIAKREQKGDPFFIEMAALLHDIPDAKLNTSREAGDRKLSDFLQELEITEEAFSSIKAIIDSVSFNGGYNTRILSEEAKIVQDADRLDAIGAVGIARAFAYGGKKGQLIYDPALNIRREMTEDEYRNGRSSSINHFYEKLLKLKDLLNTDTAKEMAEERHEFMEQFLHQFFKEWNGKHEDDFCGKCDKNLW comes from the coding sequence ATGAAAGAAAATATAATACATATAACAGAAAAATTTGTCCGGGATACACTCGGGGATGATTCAACCGGGCATGACTGGCATCATATTGAGCGGGTGCGGAAAAATGCCCTTTACATAGCGAAAAGGGAACAAAAAGGAGATCCTTTTTTCATTGAAATGGCAGCCTTGCTTCATGATATACCTGATGCGAAGCTGAACACTTCCAGAGAAGCAGGGGACAGGAAACTGTCGGACTTTCTGCAGGAACTTGAAATCACAGAGGAAGCATTCAGCAGTATTAAGGCAATCATTGATTCAGTTTCCTTTAATGGCGGCTATAACACCAGGATTTTAAGTGAAGAAGCCAAAATAGTCCAGGATGCGGACAGATTGGATGCGATCGGCGCCGTGGGAATTGCTAGAGCATTTGCCTACGGAGGCAAAAAAGGACAGCTGATTTATGATCCTGCCCTTAATATCAGAAGAGAAATGACTGAAGATGAATACCGGAATGGCAGGTCGTCATCCATCAATCATTTTTACGAAAAGCTTTTGAAGCTGAAAGATCTGCTGAATACTGACACTGCTAAGGAAATGGCAGAAGAGCGGCATGAGTTTATGGAACAGTTTCTGCATCAATTTTTTAAAGAATGGAATGGTAAGCATGAAGATGATTTCTGTGGAAAATGTGACAAAAACCTATGGTGA
- a CDS encoding conserved virulence factor C family protein, whose amino-acid sequence MKIKAIEPTPSPNTMKVILDEELPMGKANNYKKDKKEGAPRIILDILEIEGIKGVYHVADFLAVERNAKYDWKELLPQVRSAFGEEVENDGPEENGIDEHFGEVQVLVQMYKGIPMQVKLTDGTEEKRFGLPENFINAVAKAQDPADNVVMVRKWKEFGVRYGDFDQVGHDIVEELMAAYPEGRLQTLVKTANNPDKMEDKHVRSLLKLSAEDLDSPDWRERYQKLEQMDNPELEDLPVLEKALKDEKASIRRLATVYLGMIEDKNVLPLLYKALKDKTVTVRRTAGDCLSDLGFPEAMDAMTEALQDDSKLVRWRAAMFLYEVGDERALPALKAAEEDPEFEVSLQIKLAIERIEHGEEAKGSVWKQMTESRNKGEK is encoded by the coding sequence TTGAAAATAAAAGCAATCGAACCAACACCAAGTCCGAATACAATGAAGGTTATTCTTGATGAAGAGCTTCCAATGGGGAAAGCCAATAATTATAAAAAAGATAAAAAAGAAGGAGCTCCAAGGATCATCCTTGATATTCTTGAGATCGAAGGCATAAAAGGGGTTTACCATGTTGCTGATTTCCTGGCAGTAGAAAGAAATGCAAAATATGATTGGAAAGAGCTGCTTCCTCAAGTTCGATCAGCATTTGGCGAGGAAGTGGAGAATGACGGTCCTGAAGAAAACGGCATAGATGAACATTTTGGTGAAGTTCAGGTTTTAGTTCAAATGTATAAAGGAATTCCGATGCAGGTGAAGCTGACTGACGGCACGGAAGAAAAGCGCTTCGGACTTCCTGAAAACTTTATTAATGCCGTTGCAAAAGCTCAGGATCCCGCTGACAATGTTGTCATGGTCCGCAAATGGAAAGAATTTGGAGTCCGCTATGGAGATTTTGACCAAGTTGGCCACGATATTGTAGAGGAATTAATGGCTGCCTATCCGGAAGGAAGACTTCAGACCCTAGTGAAAACGGCTAACAACCCGGATAAAATGGAGGATAAGCATGTGCGTTCTCTTCTAAAACTTTCAGCCGAAGATTTGGATTCACCTGATTGGCGGGAGCGCTATCAAAAACTCGAGCAGATGGATAATCCTGAACTTGAGGACCTGCCTGTTCTTGAAAAAGCACTTAAAGATGAGAAGGCTTCAATTAGGAGACTTGCGACAGTTTATCTTGGAATGATTGAAGATAAAAATGTCCTGCCGCTCCTATACAAAGCATTAAAGGATAAAACGGTTACTGTAAGACGCACAGCAGGAGACTGTTTATCAGACTTGGGGTTTCCAGAAGCAATGGACGCCATGACCGAAGCACTGCAGGATGACAGCAAGCTTGTGCGCTGGCGTGCGGCCATGTTCCTTTACGAAGTGGGAGATGAAAGAGCGCTGCCTGCTCTAAAGGCTGCCGAAGAGGACCCGGAATTCGAAGTCAGCCTGCAGATCAAACTGGCTATTGAGAGGATTGAGCATGGAGAAGAAGCAAAGGGTTCAGTTTGGAAGCAAATGACTGAATCCCGGAATAAAGGTGAGAAATAA
- a CDS encoding TerC family protein: MEILESIMHTYSQFFNWEMWVEALSKPESWALIGTLVILEGLLSADNALVLAVMVKHLPEKQRKKALFYGLLGAYFFRFIAIGIGVFLIEFWYIKVLGAAYLAWLAIKYFIDKRQAEEEGDEHAIEGINQRGLLIRLFGTFWGTVIAVELMDIAFSIDSILAALGVSQEIWVLLIGGMLGIIMMRGVAGVFLKLIDRVPELETSSYILILLIAAKMLASAAGIHIDHIYFFIVLVIVFAVTFIVHARNAKKEAADQGSN, from the coding sequence ATGGAAATCTTAGAATCTATTATGCATACATATTCCCAGTTCTTTAATTGGGAAATGTGGGTTGAAGCTTTGTCAAAGCCGGAAAGCTGGGCACTGATAGGTACACTTGTAATTCTGGAAGGCCTATTATCTGCTGATAATGCGCTTGTTCTTGCTGTTATGGTAAAGCATCTGCCGGAAAAACAGCGGAAGAAAGCTCTTTTTTACGGTCTTTTAGGTGCTTACTTCTTCAGATTTATTGCTATCGGTATCGGTGTATTTTTAATTGAATTCTGGTATATCAAGGTGTTAGGTGCTGCCTACCTGGCCTGGCTTGCTATTAAGTATTTTATTGATAAGAGGCAAGCTGAAGAGGAAGGCGATGAACATGCAATAGAAGGCATCAATCAAAGAGGATTATTAATTCGCCTTTTCGGTACTTTCTGGGGAACTGTCATTGCAGTTGAATTGATGGATATTGCATTTTCAATCGATAGTATATTGGCTGCGCTTGGAGTCAGCCAGGAAATCTGGGTGCTGTTGATAGGCGGTATGCTTGGTATTATCATGATGCGTGGTGTAGCAGGCGTATTTTTGAAGCTGATTGACAGGGTACCGGAGCTGGAAACCAGCTCATATATTCTGATCCTTCTTATTGCTGCTAAAATGCTTGCGAGTGCTGCTGGTATTCACATCGACCATATTTACTTCTTTATCGTATTGGTTATCGTGTTTGCTGTTACTTTTATTGTACATGCGAGGAATGCAAAAAAAGAAGCTGCAGATCAAGGGTCAAACTAA
- a CDS encoding class I SAM-dependent methyltransferase — protein sequence MIITTSGRTNEAMKEKAKNIAEQLGAEYIDRNKRSVRAIQKQVPEDCIVVGKERMELYPIGETQPFFFHPSSAMFRVKRLLKGESDPFLEAAALKGGSSILDCTLGLASDSITASYAAGSKGKVTGLEGNKYLSFLVANGLRQWDSGLESMNQAMGRIDVEASMALPYLKKLPPDSFDIVYFDPMFEEEIFESEGIKALRNFAVYEDLSEEVIFHAKRAARQRVVLKDHFRSSRFAQYGFKVIERKSSKFHFGIIEK from the coding sequence ATGATAATTACGACATCCGGACGCACCAATGAAGCAATGAAAGAAAAAGCAAAAAACATTGCAGAACAATTGGGAGCAGAATACATCGACAGGAATAAAAGGTCTGTAAGAGCGATTCAAAAACAAGTTCCTGAAGACTGCATAGTAGTTGGAAAAGAGCGGATGGAACTTTATCCGATTGGCGAAACTCAGCCGTTCTTCTTTCATCCGAGTTCAGCAATGTTCAGAGTGAAGCGCCTCCTAAAAGGTGAGAGTGACCCTTTTCTTGAGGCTGCCGCTCTAAAAGGAGGCAGCAGTATTCTCGATTGTACTCTTGGTCTGGCCTCTGACAGCATAACAGCCAGTTATGCTGCGGGGAGTAAAGGTAAAGTTACAGGGCTTGAAGGAAACAAATACCTTTCCTTCCTCGTGGCGAATGGGCTCAGGCAGTGGGACTCCGGGCTTGAGAGTATGAATCAGGCTATGGGAAGAATAGATGTTGAAGCATCAATGGCCCTTCCTTATTTAAAAAAACTGCCCCCGGACAGTTTTGATATTGTCTACTTTGATCCTATGTTTGAAGAAGAGATCTTTGAGTCAGAGGGGATTAAAGCTTTAAGGAACTTTGCTGTTTATGAGGATCTGTCAGAGGAAGTTATCTTTCATGCAAAAAGAGCAGCGAGGCAAAGGGTGGTCTTGAAAGATCACTTTAGAAGTTCCAGGTTTGCTCAATATGGCTTCAAAGTAATTGAAAGAAAGTCATCGAAATTTCATTTTGGCATAATTGAAAAATAA
- a CDS encoding TerD family protein — protein MAVSLSKGQKVDLTKTNPGMSKVIVGLGWDTNKYDGGNDFDLDSSVFLLGDTGKVTSESDFVFYNNTSGANGSVVHTGDNRTGEGDGDDEQVKIDLANVPANVQRITFTITIHDGEARNQNFGQVSNAYARILNEDTGEELIRYDLGEDFSIETALVVGELYRHNGEWKFSAIGSGYQGGLAALAKDFGLQVG, from the coding sequence ATGGCAGTAAGCTTATCAAAAGGACAAAAAGTGGACTTAACAAAAACAAATCCAGGAATGAGTAAGGTAATAGTAGGACTTGGATGGGACACGAACAAATATGATGGCGGAAATGACTTTGATTTAGATTCTTCCGTATTTCTGCTTGGAGATACTGGAAAAGTAACTTCTGAAAGCGACTTTGTTTTCTACAACAATACATCAGGTGCTAATGGTTCAGTTGTACATACTGGAGATAACCGTACAGGTGAAGGGGATGGCGATGATGAGCAGGTGAAAATTGACCTGGCTAATGTCCCAGCTAACGTTCAGCGCATTACATTCACAATCACCATCCATGACGGGGAAGCCCGCAATCAGAACTTTGGACAGGTATCAAATGCCTATGCAAGAATTCTGAATGAAGATACAGGTGAAGAATTGATCCGCTATGACCTGGGTGAAGACTTCTCAATTGAAACTGCACTAGTAGTTGGAGAATTATACAGACATAACGGAGAATGGAAATTCAGTGCAATCGGAAGCGGATATCAGGGCGGACTTGCTGCACTGGCAAAAGATTTTGGTTTACAGGTTGGATAA
- a CDS encoding YpjP family protein: protein MPNWLRKSFVVLVTILTFGLVTPSQAFLYENTNQLKASRASDVESSEKGAELAEEENSNFDKEDFVRQMLTIAEAQSYEKFGTKIGPVIEDEFNEVILPEIEKAIQEVAVQFPEESLAELKVTETPGGGLSEKIFHITNSRTEEDVIRFHVRRDHPPQQGYWFNFHYHTHHDQFQAHHELGSIYWNKNTPPKWMS, encoded by the coding sequence ATGCCGAATTGGCTGAGAAAATCCTTTGTTGTACTTGTTACCATTTTAACGTTTGGCCTTGTTACACCTTCTCAGGCATTTCTTTATGAAAATACGAACCAGTTAAAAGCATCCAGAGCTTCTGATGTGGAAAGCTCAGAGAAGGGCGCAGAACTTGCTGAAGAGGAAAATAGTAATTTTGATAAAGAGGACTTTGTCAGGCAAATGCTTACAATAGCTGAGGCACAATCATATGAAAAGTTTGGGACAAAGATTGGCCCTGTTATTGAAGATGAATTTAACGAGGTCATCCTTCCGGAAATTGAGAAAGCCATCCAGGAGGTCGCAGTGCAATTTCCGGAAGAAAGCCTTGCAGAGTTAAAGGTTACAGAAACTCCGGGGGGCGGATTATCGGAAAAAATCTTCCACATTACCAACAGCAGGACTGAGGAAGATGTCATTCGCTTCCATGTAAGAAGGGACCATCCTCCTCAGCAGGGGTACTGGTTTAATTTTCACTATCACACACACCATGATCAATTTCAGGCCCACCATGAACTCGGGTCAATTTACTGGAACAAAAATACTCCGCCAAAATGGATGAGTTAA
- a CDS encoding DegV family protein, whose protein sequence is MVKIAWVTDSTAFLNNELRNHPDLYQIPMTIIMDGREYTEGVDFSPEELYASLKTLDTPAKTSQPSIGAFRNLYENLQRDYDCIIAVLVSAKLSGTVSSSEQAAQLVDIPVYSLDSKILSYPLTRLILKGMELAEAGLDSKDIISELKTLRDTGETYVLIGSLEQLHRSGRMSGVQFFLGSMLNVKPIISVHDGELSVREKARSERKAKDKIVKLLRSAHERNPLKEVFILYGLHPEEAELWKKELQEEFTGIEFGCYSLGATIGVHAGEHTLGISWLNGLE, encoded by the coding sequence ATGGTTAAAATTGCATGGGTAACAGACAGCACGGCTTTTTTAAATAATGAGTTAAGGAACCATCCTGACCTGTACCAGATTCCGATGACAATCATTATGGATGGCAGAGAATATACAGAGGGTGTTGATTTTTCACCTGAAGAACTTTATGCGAGTTTAAAAACCCTGGATACCCCGGCTAAAACTTCCCAGCCATCCATCGGCGCTTTCAGGAATTTATACGAAAATCTGCAGAGGGATTATGACTGCATCATCGCTGTGCTAGTATCGGCAAAGCTCAGCGGGACTGTTTCTTCCAGTGAACAGGCCGCCCAGCTGGTTGATATTCCGGTATACAGCCTGGACTCCAAGATATTATCATATCCTTTAACAAGATTAATCCTTAAAGGGATGGAATTGGCAGAGGCCGGATTGGATAGTAAAGACATTATCAGCGAGCTTAAGACGCTTCGCGATACGGGCGAAACATATGTCCTCATCGGCAGTCTTGAACAGCTTCATCGAAGCGGCAGGATGTCCGGAGTTCAATTTTTCCTGGGAAGCATGCTTAATGTAAAGCCGATTATCTCAGTACATGATGGAGAATTAAGTGTCAGGGAGAAGGCCAGGAGCGAGAGAAAGGCAAAAGATAAGATTGTGAAGCTTCTGAGGAGCGCTCACGAGAGAAACCCGCTGAAGGAAGTATTCATCCTGTACGGTTTGCATCCGGAAGAAGCCGAGCTATGGAAGAAGGAACTTCAGGAAGAATTTACGGGCATTGAATTTGGGTGCTATTCCTTAGGAGCCACCATTGGCGTCCACGCAGGAGAGCATACACTCGGCATCAGCTGGCTGAATGGCCTGGAATAA
- the ilvD gene encoding dihydroxy-acid dehydratase, translating into MRSDMIKKGTDRAPHRSLLRAAGVKEEDFGKPFIAVCNSYIDIVPGHVHLQEFGKIVKEAIREAGGVPFEFNTIGVDDGIAMGHIGMRYSLPSREIIADSLETVVSAHWFDGMVCIPNCDKITPGMMMGALRVNIPTLFVSGGPMKAGVDSSGKPLSLSSVFEGVGAFESGQIDEQKLLEIEQVACPTCGSCSGMFTANSMNCLAEGLGLALPGNGTILAVSEERKEFVKRSAKQLMELIKQDIKPRDIVTIDAIDNAFALDMAMGGSTNTVLHTLALAHEAEIEYPIERINEIANRVPHLAKIAPASDYHIEDVHNAGGVSAIINELLKKPDALNGDCLTVTGKPLRENVAGSEILDKNVIRTLENPHSERGGLAVLFGNLAPEGSIIKVGAVDESVGGYHRGPAICFDSQEDALSGIITGKVQEGHVVVIRYEGPKGGPGMPEMLAPTSQIVGRGLGAKVGLITDGRFSGASRGISIGHISPEAAEGGPIAFVENGDIIELDLNNRTINLEVSDEEFEKRKANWKGFEPKVKKGYLARYSKLVTNASTGGVMKI; encoded by the coding sequence ATGAGAAGTGATATGATCAAAAAAGGGACAGACCGGGCTCCGCACCGCAGCCTGCTGCGTGCAGCCGGAGTAAAGGAAGAAGATTTCGGAAAACCATTTATTGCTGTGTGCAATTCCTATATTGATATCGTTCCTGGCCATGTGCATTTGCAGGAATTTGGTAAAATCGTTAAAGAAGCAATCCGTGAAGCAGGCGGCGTTCCATTTGAATTTAATACCATTGGTGTGGATGATGGAATTGCGATGGGCCATATCGGCATGCGCTATTCTCTGCCAAGCCGTGAGATCATTGCAGACTCACTTGAAACAGTTGTTTCTGCTCACTGGTTTGATGGAATGGTCTGTATCCCGAACTGCGATAAAATCACACCCGGAATGATGATGGGGGCATTAAGGGTTAATATTCCAACCCTTTTTGTCAGCGGCGGCCCGATGAAAGCCGGCGTAGATTCAAGCGGAAAGCCATTATCCTTAAGCTCGGTGTTTGAGGGTGTAGGTGCCTTCGAATCCGGCCAAATAGACGAACAAAAGCTCCTGGAAATCGAGCAGGTAGCATGTCCGACATGCGGTTCCTGTTCAGGGATGTTCACTGCGAATTCCATGAACTGCCTTGCAGAAGGACTGGGACTTGCACTGCCAGGCAATGGCACGATTCTGGCTGTATCAGAAGAAAGAAAAGAATTTGTTAAACGTTCAGCCAAGCAGCTGATGGAATTAATCAAGCAAGACATCAAACCGCGCGATATTGTTACCATTGATGCGATTGACAATGCATTTGCCCTGGATATGGCAATGGGCGGGTCAACTAATACAGTTCTTCACACATTGGCGCTTGCTCACGAAGCTGAAATTGAATATCCGATTGAACGAATCAATGAGATCGCCAATCGGGTTCCGCATTTAGCCAAGATCGCTCCTGCATCAGATTATCATATTGAAGATGTTCATAATGCGGGTGGGGTGAGTGCAATTATCAATGAATTGCTTAAAAAGCCGGACGCCCTAAATGGAGACTGTCTGACAGTTACCGGAAAGCCGCTAAGGGAGAATGTAGCAGGCAGTGAGATTTTGGATAAAAATGTAATCCGGACTCTGGAGAATCCGCACTCTGAACGCGGAGGGCTGGCAGTTTTATTTGGGAATCTAGCTCCTGAGGGATCAATTATAAAAGTGGGTGCAGTAGATGAGTCAGTAGGAGGATACCATAGAGGGCCAGCCATCTGCTTTGATTCGCAGGAAGATGCACTATCCGGAATCATTACTGGCAAGGTGCAGGAAGGCCATGTTGTTGTCATTCGTTATGAAGGTCCTAAAGGCGGCCCTGGAATGCCTGAGATGCTTGCACCGACTTCGCAGATAGTCGGCCGTGGCCTGGGTGCAAAGGTCGGCCTGATTACAGATGGCCGTTTCTCGGGTGCTTCCCGCGGCATCAGCATTGGGCACATCTCGCCGGAGGCTGCTGAAGGCGGCCCTATTGCATTTGTGGAAAATGGAGACATCATTGAATTGGATTTGAACAATCGTACAATAAATCTGGAAGTTTCAGATGAAGAATTCGAAAAGCGCAAAGCCAATTGGAAAGGCTTCGAACCAAAGGTTAAAAAAGGGTATCTTGCCCGTTATTCGAAGCTTGTCACCAATGCCAGCACAGGCGGCGTTATGAAAATCTAA
- a CDS encoding ABC-F family ATP-binding cassette domain-containing protein, translated as MKMISVENVTKTYGEKELFNNISFTIAEKERAGLIGVNGTGKSSLLKVIAGVDLPDSGEIVKPRDYTISYSAQQPDLNYDLTVLEQVFAGDAPILVLQREYEQALVKLSRHPEDPAVQESLFELQKRMDTLNAWEVNTDAKTILTKLGIEDFSRKIGELSGGQKKRVALAQALIQSPDLLILDEPTNHLDFESVKWLEEYLGRYRGALLLVTHDRYFLDRVTNKMFELEGGNLYSYKGNYAAFLEAKAIREENEAATIEKQKNLFRRELEWIRRGAKARTTKQKARIQRFETLDSQLASVKSSEKLDMSLSGSRLGKQVFELEAATKKYGSQTILDHFDLLVKPGDRIGIIGRNGTGKSTLLNILADRIPLDSGERIIGQTVKIAYYTQESEDMDESKRMIEYLKETAEVVETSDGKTISAAQMLERFLFPPYTHGTPIRKLSGGEKRRLYLLKILMSEPNVLLLDEPTNNLDTQTLTVLEDYLDDFPGVVITVSHDRYFLDKVAEQLLVLKGEGKIESYYGNYSEFLESENAKPVQEMDHAPKKTRETKPKKKRMSYKEKKEWEEIEGKIEAAEARLEVISSEMASIGSDFEKGQALVEEETKLNEELEYLIERWSYLSEAAEDE; from the coding sequence ATGAAGATGATTTCTGTGGAAAATGTGACAAAAACCTATGGTGAGAAAGAACTTTTTAACAATATATCATTTACAATAGCTGAAAAAGAAAGGGCAGGACTGATCGGTGTAAACGGTACAGGAAAATCCTCCCTGCTGAAAGTGATCGCGGGGGTAGACCTGCCGGACTCAGGAGAAATAGTCAAACCGAGAGATTACACCATTTCATATTCAGCACAGCAGCCTGACCTGAATTATGATTTAACCGTTCTCGAGCAGGTATTTGCAGGAGATGCGCCAATTCTTGTGCTGCAGAGAGAATATGAACAAGCACTGGTGAAGCTTAGCCGGCACCCTGAAGATCCAGCTGTCCAGGAAAGCCTTTTCGAACTTCAAAAAAGAATGGATACACTTAATGCCTGGGAAGTAAATACCGACGCCAAAACGATTCTCACTAAACTGGGCATTGAGGATTTCAGCAGAAAAATCGGTGAGCTTTCAGGAGGACAGAAAAAGCGCGTTGCACTGGCGCAAGCTTTGATCCAGTCACCAGACTTGCTGATTCTTGACGAGCCGACAAATCATCTTGATTTTGAATCGGTAAAATGGCTGGAAGAATATCTGGGCAGATATAGGGGCGCACTTCTTCTAGTGACACATGACCGTTATTTCCTAGACAGGGTTACAAATAAAATGTTTGAGCTTGAGGGCGGAAATCTCTACAGCTATAAAGGGAATTATGCTGCATTCCTTGAAGCCAAGGCGATAAGAGAGGAAAATGAAGCAGCCACTATAGAAAAGCAGAAAAATCTGTTCAGAAGGGAACTTGAGTGGATCAGGAGGGGGGCAAAAGCCCGTACCACGAAACAAAAAGCCAGAATCCAGCGGTTTGAAACCCTTGACAGCCAGCTTGCCTCAGTTAAATCCTCTGAAAAATTGGATATGTCCCTAAGCGGCAGCCGTCTCGGAAAACAGGTATTTGAACTCGAAGCTGCTACAAAAAAGTATGGTTCCCAAACAATTCTGGATCACTTTGATCTTCTCGTAAAACCGGGGGACAGAATAGGGATTATTGGAAGAAATGGGACAGGGAAATCAACGCTCCTTAACATATTGGCAGACAGAATTCCGCTCGACTCGGGTGAGCGCATTATTGGGCAGACAGTAAAAATTGCGTACTATACCCAGGAAAGCGAAGATATGGATGAGAGTAAACGCATGATCGAATACCTCAAAGAAACAGCTGAAGTAGTTGAAACTTCAGATGGAAAAACCATTTCTGCAGCTCAAATGCTGGAGCGTTTCCTTTTTCCTCCGTATACTCATGGCACCCCTATCCGCAAGCTTTCCGGCGGGGAAAAACGGAGGCTTTATCTACTGAAAATCTTAATGTCTGAACCTAATGTTCTTCTTCTTGACGAGCCGACCAATAACCTTGATACCCAAACCCTGACGGTTCTCGAGGATTACCTTGATGATTTTCCCGGCGTAGTCATTACTGTTTCGCATGACCGCTACTTCCTGGATAAAGTGGCTGAGCAGCTGCTTGTGTTAAAAGGAGAGGGCAAAATCGAATCCTACTATGGAAATTACAGTGAATTTCTTGAAAGTGAAAATGCCAAACCGGTTCAGGAAATGGACCATGCCCCTAAAAAAACGAGGGAAACAAAACCGAAAAAGAAGAGAATGAGCTACAAAGAGAAGAAAGAATGGGAAGAAATAGAGGGAAAGATTGAGGCTGCTGAAGCCCGTCTTGAAGTGATTTCCTCAGAAATGGCCAGCATCGGAAGTGACTTTGAAAAGGGCCAGGCCTTAGTAGAAGAAGAAACAAAGCTGAATGAAGAACTTGAATACTTGATTGAGAGATGGAGCTATCTATCAGAAGCAGCAGAAGATGAATAA
- a CDS encoding BrxA/BrxB family bacilliredoxin codes for MSMAYEEYMKQMVKPMREELVQAGFKELTASEDVEKFMENLEGTALVVVNSVCGCAAGLARPAATQAVLRSKKKPDHLVTVFAGQDKEATAKMREYFDGYEPSSPSMALLRGKEVVHFIHRHDIEDHSMEAIMENLLAAFEANC; via the coding sequence ATGTCAATGGCATATGAAGAATATATGAAACAAATGGTGAAGCCGATGCGTGAGGAGCTTGTACAGGCAGGCTTTAAAGAGCTTACGGCTTCAGAAGATGTAGAGAAATTCATGGAAAACCTTGAAGGAACAGCTCTTGTTGTCGTGAATTCAGTTTGTGGCTGTGCCGCTGGTCTTGCCCGTCCTGCAGCAACACAGGCTGTTTTGAGAAGTAAAAAGAAACCGGATCATCTGGTCACGGTTTTTGCAGGACAGGACAAAGAAGCAACAGCCAAAATGCGCGAGTACTTTGATGGATATGAGCCTTCATCACCTTCTATGGCTCTTTTAAGAGGGAAGGAAGTTGTGCACTTCATTCACCGTCATGATATCGAAGATCATTCCATGGAAGCAATCATGGAGAATCTGCTTGCAGCTTTTGAGGCGAATTGCTGA
- a CDS encoding LL-diaminopimelate aminotransferase, producing MKFPISKRMASFTESVFTELAQIKNSKLSDGISVIDLSIGSPDLPPPAFVMEELARGACDPQLYGYSLTGTNKFHVAVSGYYKRNFEVDLDPASEVLLLMGSQDGLVHLPMVLCDPGDYILVPDPGYTAYAAGAAMAGAEMYGMPLKKENSFLPDFNEIPEEILANTKLMILNFPGNPVPAMATEDVFLEAIRLAKKYGFAVLHDFAYSELYYDKKPLSFLSVEGADDVGIEMNSLSKSFNMAGCRVAYAAGNQELIALLANFKSNLDYGVFLPVQAAAVKALNDQSGFLQNLRETYRKRRDVFIKDLETIGWDISRPEGSMFLWAEVPSGYSCSKDFAIDLINRAGVVVTPGSAFGTWGEGYVRIALVQPEDVLRQAALKIEGSGIFKKILA from the coding sequence ATGAAATTTCCTATTTCAAAAAGAATGGCATCTTTTACAGAGAGCGTGTTTACGGAATTGGCCCAAATTAAGAATTCGAAACTTTCAGACGGGATTTCGGTGATTGATTTGAGCATTGGCAGTCCTGATTTGCCCCCTCCCGCTTTTGTTATGGAGGAATTGGCAAGAGGAGCTTGTGATCCACAACTATACGGGTACTCGTTAACAGGTACAAATAAGTTTCATGTCGCAGTCAGCGGCTATTATAAACGAAATTTTGAAGTGGATCTCGATCCTGCTTCAGAGGTGCTGCTTTTAATGGGATCCCAGGATGGGCTGGTACATTTGCCGATGGTTCTATGCGATCCGGGAGATTATATCCTTGTTCCTGACCCGGGATACACTGCATATGCTGCAGGTGCAGCAATGGCTGGTGCAGAAATGTACGGAATGCCTTTGAAAAAGGAGAACAGCTTCCTACCTGATTTTAATGAGATCCCTGAAGAAATCCTTGCAAACACAAAATTAATGATCTTAAACTTCCCTGGCAATCCCGTTCCAGCGATGGCAACAGAGGATGTTTTTCTTGAAGCGATCCGGCTTGCAAAAAAATACGGTTTTGCTGTATTGCATGATTTTGCTTATTCGGAGCTTTATTATGACAAGAAGCCTTTGAGTTTTTTGTCTGTAGAAGGAGCCGATGATGTAGGGATTGAAATGAATTCACTATCAAAAAGCTTTAATATGGCTGGCTGCAGGGTGGCATATGCCGCAGGTAATCAGGAGCTTATTGCGCTGCTGGCCAATTTCAAATCCAATTTGGATTATGGGGTATTTCTGCCAGTACAGGCAGCAGCGGTGAAAGCATTGAATGATCAGTCTGGTTTTTTGCAGAACTTGAGAGAGACATATAGAAAAAGAAGAGATGTATTTATAAAAGATCTTGAAACTATCGGCTGGGATATCAGCAGACCTGAGGGGTCTATGTTCTTGTGGGCCGAGGTCCCATCAGGGTACAGCTGCTCAAAAGATTTTGCAATTGACTTAATTAACCGGGCCGGTGTAGTCGTAACTCCTGGAAGTGCATTTGGTACATGGGGTGAGGGATACGTTCGGATTGCTCTTGTACAGCCCGAAGATGTATTGAGGCAAGCTGCCCTTAAAATTGAAGGCAGCGGCATATTTAAAAAAATCCTTGCTTAG